aggtataaatgatgaattttcGAAAAtgattatggaaaaaaaatatgatttcgcatttttaaaaaaaatctaaatatgtaaatataaattcatacgGCGTTGCAATGACAAGAAGAGAAGGGAAGGTGTGAGGAGTACCATGTGAAAACAAGGCATGCCATTGACAACTTCTTGCTGGGGGCTGCTTTCTGAAGCTCCTCCTGAGTAGTGCAGACGCTGCACCCTCCGAGCAAATTGGCAAGAACATGAGCCAAACTAAGAAGGGTTGCGGCAGCTACGCCTAGAACGAAAGCCTCGTGGCTCGGCTCTTTACACTCGAATATCCACAGCCTCAAATGCTTCTCCTAACGATCAACAAACACAAATTCAGTACCAGAAAGAGACAGCGATATGCATAAACCGATGTGTTACACTTATATGACTAACAAACATGGTACCGACCGTGTGTGTTTTGACTGTTATAACACTATCTGAAACGCAAAAAACACCTGATTTTGAGCGGCCTCGCCTTTGATTCCAAGAATTCCAGCAGTGACATCCAATGCCACAATCAGGAGACATGCAAAAATGcctataaatttattcattttctccCTCAAGAATATGTGTGTGGGGTCTTGAGGGACAAGACGAACAAGAATGTAATAAACTATACCCTATTCAAGAACACCTTTATAGATCATATGACAAATGAAATGTGACATAGGGCAACAAGGgacttctatatatatatatatgaatagaattattaataaataattatacctaaatattcttgaaaaagcTTCTTTTGTCACTAGAATGGTGactttattttgcttttatacCTACTTTAACCTTCTTTTGTTTGGGGGGATTCTTTCCATAGAGGAAGAAGTAAAGTAGGGTATAAAACAACTAAGGAGTAGTGTGACTACTGCAGGTTAGGCATCTTTGATGTTGGGTGCATATGCATTAGGGTTTTTGACTcctaatatattgatttaaacAGCAATAAACGCGTTCGAAATCTTGAAGCCACACTTATTGATGGGAATTTAACTCGGGTTTAACTCGTTCGTTCCCGTTTCGAATATGATTAGTTTCATCTCCAATGTGAAATGAGAAAACCTGCGGTGAAAAccccaaaaaaatagaaaaaaattgtgtgtGCTCATAGGTATGTCtagaaaattaacaagaaCGGGGATGCATTATATGTGATAAATTAGGGTTGTCAATAGATTGATTAAAAATTCGTTAATTCCATTATAAGtttccaaataattatggATTAATCTATTCAAATATTGGAAGTGACtacatttaataattagttaatatttcCTTTAGGGGGAAATTAAATTACACCAAtagtaattttcatttatatcatTGGGATCCAAAAGCAAATTcagataattaattacacttttactataaatatatatatggattaggtcaaaatatattataaatccGTTTACACCTAAATTTGGACCAAGTAGCAAATTACATTTGATGTTTATATTGTTcacacactacaaaaaaaaaaaaaaatatatgaaatttaggGGTGGATTTTATGAACGATTTCTTCTTATCTTTTGAAACGGATGGAAATTGAAGAAATCAATTTGAAGtggattttgaaataatttacgtTCCGTCGCTATAGACGTCGTTCCTAATAATTAGGAACGA
This Sesamum indicum cultivar Zhongzhi No. 13 linkage group LG5, S_indicum_v1.0, whole genome shotgun sequence DNA region includes the following protein-coding sequences:
- the LOC105162648 gene encoding uncharacterized protein LOC105162648 codes for the protein MNKFIGIFACLLIVALDVTAGILGIKGEAAQNQEKHLRLWIFECKEPSHEAFVLGVAAATLLSLAHVLANLLGGCSVCTTQEELQKAAPSKKLSMACLVFTWIILAVGLSMLVMGTISNNKSRASCGFTHHHFLSTGGILCMVHAVFAVAYYVTSTAALP